In Geoalkalibacter sp., the genomic window AGGCCGCTTCGTCGCACTGACGCACCAGTTTTTCCATCACCGGCCGTGCCTTGCCCAGCAGTTCCATGCGCGAAAGCAGCTTCTGCCCCATTTCGTAAGCCGAGGGGCCCAGCTGGTAGTCACGGGAACCCTGACGCCGCTCGACGTATCCGCGTCGCTCAAAAGTCGCCAACAAACGAAAAACACTGGCCTTGTTCATGCCCATCCGTTCGCTGAGGCGCGTGAGGCTGAGGTCCTCGACTTCTTCGCTGAGGGCTTCAAGCAAGGCCAGAGCGTTTTCCACCGACCGGATGCTGTAGGATTCTTTTTCTCGGGTCGACACCCTGTGCTCCTTTGGAGAAACTTTCATGGGGAAGCCCCTGACTTTGGTCTCATGTTCTATGAAAATCAGATGGAATGAATCCGATCAAAAAATTGGTTGAAAAATAATACGACGTTTTATTTCGGTCAAGTTTTTTATTTTTGAGCGATTTGCTGTTTTGCGACAAAAAATACAATAAAATCAAGTATCTATAATATTTTTTATTTGATAAAAATATTAATTAACCTATTTGAGATGCTTAAAAAAATTAAATTTTTAAAAAAATAATGTTTTGGGAACGACGTTTAAAAAATGCCTTGGGCAGCGGATATGATTCCGTGGTGCCAAGTTTGGTTCGCGACTGGAAAGCCGACGAAGATTGGCCATAATGTTGTTTGGGAGAAACATTTCTGTTTTTTCGCCAGGGGAGGTCGAGCATGAGCAGCTATCGTCGCGGCAGCAAGGGCGAGGAGGTCCGCAGGGTTCAGGACCGACTCAAGGCGCAGGGGTATTACGAGGGTGAACGGGACGGCATTTTCGGCGGAGGAACCGAGAGCGCGGTGAAGCGCTTCCAGAGGGCGCGGGGGCTGGAGCCCGACGGCGTGGTCGGCTCTTTAACCTGGGCCGCCCTGTTTGACGATGAACCGATCCGTGAACCGGCCCTGCTGCGGGAAGGCCTGGCCTATCGCTGCCTGGCCCTGACCGGATCGTTTGAAACGAGTCAGCCGCCGCCCGAGTGCTTTTGTGGGATATCGGGGGATTTTGACGGGCAGGGATTGAGTTTCGGCGTGCTGCAGTGGAATCTCGGCCAGCAATCGCTGCAACCCCTGTTTCGCGAAATGGCCGACAAGCACCCCGACCTTCTTCAGGATATCTGTCAGGACCATTACCCCGAGCTGCGCGCGGTTTTTACCTCAAGCGCCGAAGAGCAACTGGCCTGGGTGCGCTCGGTGCAGGATCAGCGACGTTTCGTGCTCCACGAGCCCTGGCTGGGGTTGCTCAAGACCCTGGGCCGTCGGGAGGAATTCCAGAAGATCCAGGTCAGGCACGCCGAAAAGCTCTACCGACAGGCACGCGCCCTGTGCCAGGACTATGGTTTGTGGTCGCAGCGCGCCGTGGCTCTTATGTTCGACATCAAGGTGCAAAACGGCAGCATCTCGTCCCTGGTCCGGGCACAGATCGAGGCGGATTTCGCTCGTCTGGATCAAGGTTTGTCACAAGAAGAAAGCGAGCAGGCTCGGCTGCTCATCGTCGCCAACCGTCGCGCCGAGGCGTCCAATCCCCGCTGGATCGAGGATGTGCGGCGGCGCAAGCTGACCATCGCAAGAGGGGAGGGACGGGTGCATGGCCATCAGTATCATCTGGCGGATGATTTCGGCATCAGGTTGGCGCCGTTTTGAGAGCGCGGCAGAACCTGCGCTGGATCAGGATAGCTTGGCCAGCGCCTGTTCCAGAACCAGGCGGGTTTCCGGATCGTTTTCCCGATTCAGGGCGCGCTTGAGCGCCTGGCGGGTGCGCCAGGGCGATGCCTGGTCGATTTCTCCCAGGGCCCAGGCGGCAAGTCTGCGCGATTCCCGGCAATTTTCGCCCAGGGCGGCGCGCAGGCGCGCGGTGTGCGCGGCGATGTTCTCGCCCTGGCGAATCGAGGCGTAGGCGGCGGCCAGGCGCACCCGCGGGTCGCCGTCGCGGCACAGATGGGCGAGGCGTATCCGAGCCTGCTCGCAAGAATTGTCCAGTTCTCCCAGGGCCAGCGCCAGATTGCGTCGGACATCGGGACTCTCGTCGCCGGCCAGGGGCAAGAGTTGATCCAGGGCCGGAGCGATCTCCCGGCGACGGCGGCCGATGGCGGCCACGGCTTCGGCGCGGGTCGTCTCGCTCGGGTCATGCAAGGCTTCCAGGCGCGCCCGATAAGGGCTGTCGGCCTCCGGCGCGATCCTTTCGACCACGGCGGCAAAATGATGCGCCAGGGCACCCGATGTTCGTTCCCAGGCTTCCCCCAGGCGCACCAGGGCGGCGCGTGCACGACCGCCGTAGTTGCCCAGGGCGAGGGCGGCGTAGGCTTGAACATCGACGTCCTCCGCAACGAGGGCTTCCGTGAGGGCCGGTACGGCCCGTTGAATCAGGGGCTCGGCCAAATGGGTGAAGCGGCCCAGGGCGCCGCAGGCCATGCGCGCCCAATCGTACTGCTCGAGGCGCAGGGCCGCGGCCAGGGTGGCGAGAAGCACGGGGACGGCCTCCGTCTCGGCGCGGCCATGACAGGCCAGGGATTCGGCCGCGAAAATACGTGCCCACCCGTCTCCTTCGTGGATAATCCGACGCAGGGCGTTTTCCCAACCGATCACCTGAGGGCCGAGTTCCCGCATGTCTTCCCAGGCGCGTACCTGCTCCGTCCAGTCGTTCGCATGGCGTAGCCGCTCCATGAGGATCTGCGTGCGCGGATCGGCTTGCAGGCGCTCCAGGTCGGCGACGCCGCGCCGGATGAGTTCCGATGAAGTTCGCGCCATGCGCGGCGCCGCGGATTCCACGAGTCTTGCC contains:
- a CDS encoding peptidoglycan-binding domain-containing protein, whose protein sequence is MSSYRRGSKGEEVRRVQDRLKAQGYYEGERDGIFGGGTESAVKRFQRARGLEPDGVVGSLTWAALFDDEPIREPALLREGLAYRCLALTGSFETSQPPPECFCGISGDFDGQGLSFGVLQWNLGQQSLQPLFREMADKHPDLLQDICQDHYPELRAVFTSSAEEQLAWVRSVQDQRRFVLHEPWLGLLKTLGRREEFQKIQVRHAEKLYRQARALCQDYGLWSQRAVALMFDIKVQNGSISSLVRAQIEADFARLDQGLSQEESEQARLLIVANRRAEASNPRWIEDVRRRKLTIARGEGRVHGHQYHLADDFGIRLAPF
- a CDS encoding HEAT repeat domain-containing protein, yielding METRLHELARLVESAAPRMARTSSELIRRGVADLERLQADPRTQILMERLRHANDWTEQVRAWEDMRELGPQVIGWENALRRIIHEGDGWARIFAAESLACHGRAETEAVPVLLATLAAALRLEQYDWARMACGALGRFTHLAEPLIQRAVPALTEALVAEDVDVQAYAALALGNYGGRARAALVRLGEAWERTSGALAHHFAAVVERIAPEADSPYRARLEALHDPSETTRAEAVAAIGRRRREIAPALDQLLPLAGDESPDVRRNLALALGELDNSCEQARIRLAHLCRDGDPRVRLAAAYASIRQGENIAAHTARLRAALGENCRESRRLAAWALGEIDQASPWRTRQALKRALNRENDPETRLVLEQALAKLS